The following proteins are encoded in a genomic region of Nymphalis io chromosome 8, ilAglIoxx1.1, whole genome shotgun sequence:
- the LOC126770288 gene encoding serine/threonine-protein kinase tousled-like 2 isoform X2 has translation MHFKESFAMSDRPNERGRRNSRCKGAGVKMEHFQAALDPRKQELLEARFLGAKMSAGSQIQMAPQTTVNTGQPLHNQDSNMSTGSSHSDKEVDALTPEKSAAMRGSNAVPGSALVPPSGATPTIAMPERKRKRKGEEGVGGGGGGGGKQRHNSSDKNIREYFSKHPSSSPVRHAGAKSPSPQGANYPMYPPSPSSLLPSGADFLRSASQQRPHTSVKQIQTELTCQRIQELETQASSDLEVRNNRIEELTRSNEELKHQVQAQSKVIDQHKSHINKCIEVVKKLLNEKSTIEKKEARQRCMQNRLRLGQFVTQRVGATFQENWTDGYAFQELTRRQEEITAEKEEIDRQKKLLSKKRPSNNEGGGGRGKRTSSVSAPTTPQPQPLHNGTDAPTFLKPDPLPSMTWQEYYEADEILKLRQSALKKEDTDLQLEMEKLERERNLHIRELKRIHNEDQSRFSQHPVLSDRYLLLMLLGKGGFSEVHKAFDLREQRYTACKVHQLNKDWKEDKKANYIKHALREYNIHKALDHPRIVKLYDVFEIDGNSFCTVLEYCNGHDLDFYLKQHKTIPEREARSIVMQVVSALKYLNEIKPPVIHYDLKPGNILLTEGNVCGEIKITDFGLSKVMDEENYNPDHGMDLTSQGAGTYWYLPPECFVVGKNPPKISSKVDVWSVGVIFYQCLYGKKPFGHNQSQATILEENTILKATEVQFANKPTVSNEAKSFIRACLAYRKEERIDVFGLARHEYLQPPMPKPRGAAGAGAGAGGAGASAAGAGAAPAAFSAGLFAAGSSS, from the exons ATGTCAGCTGGGTCACAAATTCAGATGGCACCACAAACTACTGTCAACACGGGGCAGCCACTACATAATCAGGACTCCAATATGAGCACAG GGTCTTCGCATAGTGACAAAGAAGTCGATGCCTTGACTCCTGAAAAATCTGCCGCTATGCGAGGTTCAAATGCAGTCCCCGGCAGTGCTCTTGTGCCACCGAGTGGTGCCACACCTACTATAGCAATGCCAGAAAGAAAGAGGAAACGAAAAG GGGAAGAAGGTGTAGGCGGTGGTGGAGGAGGTGGAGGTAAACAGAGGCACAATTCAtcagataaaaatattcgaGAATATTTTTCTAAACACCCCTCATCCAGTCCTGTTCGGCATGCCGGAGCTAAGTCACCTTCACCGCAGGGCGCTAATTATCCTAtg taCCCACCGTCACCTTCATCGTTACTACCTTCGGGAGCTGACTTTTTACGTTCCGCCTCACAACAGCGACCTCACACTTCTGTAAAACAG ATTCAAACAGAACTGACATGTCAGAGGATACAAGAGTTAGAAACTCAAGCTTCATCTGACTTAGAAGTAAGAAACAATAGAATAGAAGAATTAACAAGAAGTAATGAAGAGTTAAAACATCAAGTTCAAGCACAGAGCAAG gTTATAGATCAGCATAAGTCacatataaacaaatgtatagAAGTGGTAAAGAAATTGTTAAATGAGAAAAGTACTATTGAAAAAAAGGAAGCACGACAGAGATGTATGCAAAATAGATTAAGGCTTGGACAGTTTGTTACACAGCGTGTCGGTGCTACTTTCCAAGAGAACTGGACTGATGGATATGCATTTCAAGAACTTACAAG GCGGCAGGAAGAAATCACAGCAGAGAAAGAGGAGATTGATAGGCAGAAGAAATTATTGTCGAAGAAGCGGCCCTCAAACAACGAGGGCGGTGGCGGACGAGGCAAGCGTACGTCCAGCGTATCTGCGCCCACAACGCCGCAGCCGCAGCCGCTGCATAACGGCACGGACGCGCCCACCTTCCTCAAACCTGACCCGCTGCCCAGTATGACGTGGCAAGAGTACTATGAGGCTGATGAGATATTAAAG TTGAGGCAAAGTGCCTTAAAAAAAGAAGATACAGATTTGCAGCTAGAAATGGAAAAATTAGAAAGAGAAAGAAACCTACACATTCGAGAACTAAAGCGGATACATAATGAAGACCAAAGCCGTTTTTCACAGCATCCTGTGCTCTCTGATAG ATATTTGCTGCTAATGCTTTTGGGTAAAGGTGGATTTAGCGAAGTTCATAAAGCATTTGATCTCCGGGAGCAGCGTTACACTGCCTGCAAGGTTCATCAGCTTAATAAAGACTGGAAAGAGGACAAAAAGGCCAACTACATCAA ACATGCACTTAGGGAGTACAATATACATAAGGCACTAGACCACCCTCGGATTGTTAAACTTTATGATGTGTTTGAAATAGATGGAAACTCGTTTTGTACAGTTCTTGAATACTGCAATGGACATGACCTCGATTTCTATCTCAAAcag CATAAGACAATACCAGAGCGTGAGGCGCGGTCTATTGTGATGCAAGTAGTGTCAGCCCTTAAGTACCTGAACGAGATTAAGCCGCCGGTGATACATTATGACCTAAAGCCTGGTAATATCCTGCTGACGGAAGGTAATGTTTGCGGCGAAATCAAGATCACGGACTTTGGCCTTTCCAAGGTGATGGACGAGGAGAACTACAATCCTGACCATGGCATGGACCTAACCAGCCAAGGTGCAGGCACTTAttg GTATTTGCCACCAGAGTGTTTTGTAGTCGGCAAGAACCCACCAAAGATCAGTAGTAAGGTGGATGTTTGGAGTGTAGGTGTTATCTTCTATCAATGCCTGTACGGCAAAAAGCCCTTTGGACATAACCAGAGTCAGGCTACAATTCTAGaagaaaatactattttaaaggCAACTGAAGTTCAGTTTGCCAACAAACCTACAGTCAGTAATGAGGCTAAG AGCTTCATCCGCGCGTGCTTGGCGTATCGCAAGGAGGAGCGAATCGACGTGTTCGGGTTGGCGCGGCACGAGTACCTGCAGCCGCCCATGCCCAAGccgcgcggcgcggcgggcgcgggggcgggcgcgggcggcgcgggcgcgagcgcggcgggcgcgggcgcggcgccgGCTGCCTTCAGCGCGGGGCTGTTCGCGGCGGGCTCGTCGTCCTag
- the LOC126770288 gene encoding serine/threonine-protein kinase tousled-like 2 isoform X1, which produces MHFKESFAMSDRPNERGRRNSRCKGAGVKMEHFQAALDPRKQELLEARFLGAKVSAGAILVETQRVTEFRTMSAGSQIQMAPQTTVNTGQPLHNQDSNMSTGSSHSDKEVDALTPEKSAAMRGSNAVPGSALVPPSGATPTIAMPERKRKRKGEEGVGGGGGGGGKQRHNSSDKNIREYFSKHPSSSPVRHAGAKSPSPQGANYPMYPPSPSSLLPSGADFLRSASQQRPHTSVKQIQTELTCQRIQELETQASSDLEVRNNRIEELTRSNEELKHQVQAQSKVIDQHKSHINKCIEVVKKLLNEKSTIEKKEARQRCMQNRLRLGQFVTQRVGATFQENWTDGYAFQELTRRQEEITAEKEEIDRQKKLLSKKRPSNNEGGGGRGKRTSSVSAPTTPQPQPLHNGTDAPTFLKPDPLPSMTWQEYYEADEILKLRQSALKKEDTDLQLEMEKLERERNLHIRELKRIHNEDQSRFSQHPVLSDRYLLLMLLGKGGFSEVHKAFDLREQRYTACKVHQLNKDWKEDKKANYIKHALREYNIHKALDHPRIVKLYDVFEIDGNSFCTVLEYCNGHDLDFYLKQHKTIPEREARSIVMQVVSALKYLNEIKPPVIHYDLKPGNILLTEGNVCGEIKITDFGLSKVMDEENYNPDHGMDLTSQGAGTYWYLPPECFVVGKNPPKISSKVDVWSVGVIFYQCLYGKKPFGHNQSQATILEENTILKATEVQFANKPTVSNEAKSFIRACLAYRKEERIDVFGLARHEYLQPPMPKPRGAAGAGAGAGGAGASAAGAGAAPAAFSAGLFAAGSSS; this is translated from the exons ATGTCAGCTGGGTCACAAATTCAGATGGCACCACAAACTACTGTCAACACGGGGCAGCCACTACATAATCAGGACTCCAATATGAGCACAG GGTCTTCGCATAGTGACAAAGAAGTCGATGCCTTGACTCCTGAAAAATCTGCCGCTATGCGAGGTTCAAATGCAGTCCCCGGCAGTGCTCTTGTGCCACCGAGTGGTGCCACACCTACTATAGCAATGCCAGAAAGAAAGAGGAAACGAAAAG GGGAAGAAGGTGTAGGCGGTGGTGGAGGAGGTGGAGGTAAACAGAGGCACAATTCAtcagataaaaatattcgaGAATATTTTTCTAAACACCCCTCATCCAGTCCTGTTCGGCATGCCGGAGCTAAGTCACCTTCACCGCAGGGCGCTAATTATCCTAtg taCCCACCGTCACCTTCATCGTTACTACCTTCGGGAGCTGACTTTTTACGTTCCGCCTCACAACAGCGACCTCACACTTCTGTAAAACAG ATTCAAACAGAACTGACATGTCAGAGGATACAAGAGTTAGAAACTCAAGCTTCATCTGACTTAGAAGTAAGAAACAATAGAATAGAAGAATTAACAAGAAGTAATGAAGAGTTAAAACATCAAGTTCAAGCACAGAGCAAG gTTATAGATCAGCATAAGTCacatataaacaaatgtatagAAGTGGTAAAGAAATTGTTAAATGAGAAAAGTACTATTGAAAAAAAGGAAGCACGACAGAGATGTATGCAAAATAGATTAAGGCTTGGACAGTTTGTTACACAGCGTGTCGGTGCTACTTTCCAAGAGAACTGGACTGATGGATATGCATTTCAAGAACTTACAAG GCGGCAGGAAGAAATCACAGCAGAGAAAGAGGAGATTGATAGGCAGAAGAAATTATTGTCGAAGAAGCGGCCCTCAAACAACGAGGGCGGTGGCGGACGAGGCAAGCGTACGTCCAGCGTATCTGCGCCCACAACGCCGCAGCCGCAGCCGCTGCATAACGGCACGGACGCGCCCACCTTCCTCAAACCTGACCCGCTGCCCAGTATGACGTGGCAAGAGTACTATGAGGCTGATGAGATATTAAAG TTGAGGCAAAGTGCCTTAAAAAAAGAAGATACAGATTTGCAGCTAGAAATGGAAAAATTAGAAAGAGAAAGAAACCTACACATTCGAGAACTAAAGCGGATACATAATGAAGACCAAAGCCGTTTTTCACAGCATCCTGTGCTCTCTGATAG ATATTTGCTGCTAATGCTTTTGGGTAAAGGTGGATTTAGCGAAGTTCATAAAGCATTTGATCTCCGGGAGCAGCGTTACACTGCCTGCAAGGTTCATCAGCTTAATAAAGACTGGAAAGAGGACAAAAAGGCCAACTACATCAA ACATGCACTTAGGGAGTACAATATACATAAGGCACTAGACCACCCTCGGATTGTTAAACTTTATGATGTGTTTGAAATAGATGGAAACTCGTTTTGTACAGTTCTTGAATACTGCAATGGACATGACCTCGATTTCTATCTCAAAcag CATAAGACAATACCAGAGCGTGAGGCGCGGTCTATTGTGATGCAAGTAGTGTCAGCCCTTAAGTACCTGAACGAGATTAAGCCGCCGGTGATACATTATGACCTAAAGCCTGGTAATATCCTGCTGACGGAAGGTAATGTTTGCGGCGAAATCAAGATCACGGACTTTGGCCTTTCCAAGGTGATGGACGAGGAGAACTACAATCCTGACCATGGCATGGACCTAACCAGCCAAGGTGCAGGCACTTAttg GTATTTGCCACCAGAGTGTTTTGTAGTCGGCAAGAACCCACCAAAGATCAGTAGTAAGGTGGATGTTTGGAGTGTAGGTGTTATCTTCTATCAATGCCTGTACGGCAAAAAGCCCTTTGGACATAACCAGAGTCAGGCTACAATTCTAGaagaaaatactattttaaaggCAACTGAAGTTCAGTTTGCCAACAAACCTACAGTCAGTAATGAGGCTAAG AGCTTCATCCGCGCGTGCTTGGCGTATCGCAAGGAGGAGCGAATCGACGTGTTCGGGTTGGCGCGGCACGAGTACCTGCAGCCGCCCATGCCCAAGccgcgcggcgcggcgggcgcgggggcgggcgcgggcggcgcgggcgcgagcgcggcgggcgcgggcgcggcgccgGCTGCCTTCAGCGCGGGGCTGTTCGCGGCGGGCTCGTCGTCCTag
- the LOC126770288 gene encoding serine/threonine-protein kinase tousled-like 2 isoform X4, with the protein MHFKESFAMSDRPNERGRRNSRCKGAGVKMEHFQAALDPRKQELLEARFLGAKVSAGAILVETQRVTEFRTMSAGSQIQMAPQTTVNTGQPLHNQDSNMSTGSSHSDKEVDALTPEKSAAMRGSNAVPGSALVPPSGATPTIAMPERKRKRKGEEGVGGGGGGGGKQRHNSSDKNIREYFSKHPSSSPVRHAGAKSPSPQGANYPMYPPSPSSLLPSGADFLRSASQQRPHTSVKQIQTELTCQRIQELETQASSDLEVRNNRIEELTRSNEELKHQVQAQSKVIDQHKSHINKCIEVVKKLLNEKSTIEKKEARQRCMQNRLRLGQFVTQRVGATFQENWTDGYAFQELTRRQEEITAEKEEIDRQKKLLSKKRPSNNEGGGGRGKRTSSVSAPTTPQPQPLHNGTDAPTFLKPDPLPSMTWQEYYEADEILKLRQSALKKEDTDLQLEMEKLERERNLHIRELKRIHNEDQSRFSQHPVLSDRYLLLMLLGKGGFSEVHKAFDLREQRYTACKVHQLNKDWKEDKKANYIKHALREYNIHKALDHPRIVKLYDVFEIDGNSFCTVLEYCNGHDLDFYLKQHKTIPEREARSIVMQVVSALKYLNEIKPPVIHYDLKPGNILLTEGNVCGEIKITDFGLSKVMDEENYNPDHGMDLTSQGAGTYWYLPPECFVVGKNPPKISSKVDVWSVGVIFYQCLYGKKPFGHNQSQATILEENTILKATEVQFANKPTVSNEAKSFIRACLAYRKEERIDVFGLARHEYLQPPMPKPRP; encoded by the exons ATGTCAGCTGGGTCACAAATTCAGATGGCACCACAAACTACTGTCAACACGGGGCAGCCACTACATAATCAGGACTCCAATATGAGCACAG GGTCTTCGCATAGTGACAAAGAAGTCGATGCCTTGACTCCTGAAAAATCTGCCGCTATGCGAGGTTCAAATGCAGTCCCCGGCAGTGCTCTTGTGCCACCGAGTGGTGCCACACCTACTATAGCAATGCCAGAAAGAAAGAGGAAACGAAAAG GGGAAGAAGGTGTAGGCGGTGGTGGAGGAGGTGGAGGTAAACAGAGGCACAATTCAtcagataaaaatattcgaGAATATTTTTCTAAACACCCCTCATCCAGTCCTGTTCGGCATGCCGGAGCTAAGTCACCTTCACCGCAGGGCGCTAATTATCCTAtg taCCCACCGTCACCTTCATCGTTACTACCTTCGGGAGCTGACTTTTTACGTTCCGCCTCACAACAGCGACCTCACACTTCTGTAAAACAG ATTCAAACAGAACTGACATGTCAGAGGATACAAGAGTTAGAAACTCAAGCTTCATCTGACTTAGAAGTAAGAAACAATAGAATAGAAGAATTAACAAGAAGTAATGAAGAGTTAAAACATCAAGTTCAAGCACAGAGCAAG gTTATAGATCAGCATAAGTCacatataaacaaatgtatagAAGTGGTAAAGAAATTGTTAAATGAGAAAAGTACTATTGAAAAAAAGGAAGCACGACAGAGATGTATGCAAAATAGATTAAGGCTTGGACAGTTTGTTACACAGCGTGTCGGTGCTACTTTCCAAGAGAACTGGACTGATGGATATGCATTTCAAGAACTTACAAG GCGGCAGGAAGAAATCACAGCAGAGAAAGAGGAGATTGATAGGCAGAAGAAATTATTGTCGAAGAAGCGGCCCTCAAACAACGAGGGCGGTGGCGGACGAGGCAAGCGTACGTCCAGCGTATCTGCGCCCACAACGCCGCAGCCGCAGCCGCTGCATAACGGCACGGACGCGCCCACCTTCCTCAAACCTGACCCGCTGCCCAGTATGACGTGGCAAGAGTACTATGAGGCTGATGAGATATTAAAG TTGAGGCAAAGTGCCTTAAAAAAAGAAGATACAGATTTGCAGCTAGAAATGGAAAAATTAGAAAGAGAAAGAAACCTACACATTCGAGAACTAAAGCGGATACATAATGAAGACCAAAGCCGTTTTTCACAGCATCCTGTGCTCTCTGATAG ATATTTGCTGCTAATGCTTTTGGGTAAAGGTGGATTTAGCGAAGTTCATAAAGCATTTGATCTCCGGGAGCAGCGTTACACTGCCTGCAAGGTTCATCAGCTTAATAAAGACTGGAAAGAGGACAAAAAGGCCAACTACATCAA ACATGCACTTAGGGAGTACAATATACATAAGGCACTAGACCACCCTCGGATTGTTAAACTTTATGATGTGTTTGAAATAGATGGAAACTCGTTTTGTACAGTTCTTGAATACTGCAATGGACATGACCTCGATTTCTATCTCAAAcag CATAAGACAATACCAGAGCGTGAGGCGCGGTCTATTGTGATGCAAGTAGTGTCAGCCCTTAAGTACCTGAACGAGATTAAGCCGCCGGTGATACATTATGACCTAAAGCCTGGTAATATCCTGCTGACGGAAGGTAATGTTTGCGGCGAAATCAAGATCACGGACTTTGGCCTTTCCAAGGTGATGGACGAGGAGAACTACAATCCTGACCATGGCATGGACCTAACCAGCCAAGGTGCAGGCACTTAttg GTATTTGCCACCAGAGTGTTTTGTAGTCGGCAAGAACCCACCAAAGATCAGTAGTAAGGTGGATGTTTGGAGTGTAGGTGTTATCTTCTATCAATGCCTGTACGGCAAAAAGCCCTTTGGACATAACCAGAGTCAGGCTACAATTCTAGaagaaaatactattttaaaggCAACTGAAGTTCAGTTTGCCAACAAACCTACAGTCAGTAATGAGGCTAAG AGCTTCATCCGCGCGTGCTTGGCGTATCGCAAGGAGGAGCGAATCGACGTGTTCGGGTTGGCGCGGCACGAGTACCTGCAGCCGCCCATGCCCAAGccgcgc ccctGA
- the LOC126770288 gene encoding serine/threonine-protein kinase tousled-like 2 isoform X3: MGYSNDLFLTNKPIIRSSSSLYVSAGAILVETQRVTEFRTMSAGSQIQMAPQTTVNTGQPLHNQDSNMSTGSSHSDKEVDALTPEKSAAMRGSNAVPGSALVPPSGATPTIAMPERKRKRKGEEGVGGGGGGGGKQRHNSSDKNIREYFSKHPSSSPVRHAGAKSPSPQGANYPMYPPSPSSLLPSGADFLRSASQQRPHTSVKQIQTELTCQRIQELETQASSDLEVRNNRIEELTRSNEELKHQVQAQSKVIDQHKSHINKCIEVVKKLLNEKSTIEKKEARQRCMQNRLRLGQFVTQRVGATFQENWTDGYAFQELTRRQEEITAEKEEIDRQKKLLSKKRPSNNEGGGGRGKRTSSVSAPTTPQPQPLHNGTDAPTFLKPDPLPSMTWQEYYEADEILKLRQSALKKEDTDLQLEMEKLERERNLHIRELKRIHNEDQSRFSQHPVLSDRYLLLMLLGKGGFSEVHKAFDLREQRYTACKVHQLNKDWKEDKKANYIKHALREYNIHKALDHPRIVKLYDVFEIDGNSFCTVLEYCNGHDLDFYLKQHKTIPEREARSIVMQVVSALKYLNEIKPPVIHYDLKPGNILLTEGNVCGEIKITDFGLSKVMDEENYNPDHGMDLTSQGAGTYWYLPPECFVVGKNPPKISSKVDVWSVGVIFYQCLYGKKPFGHNQSQATILEENTILKATEVQFANKPTVSNEAKSFIRACLAYRKEERIDVFGLARHEYLQPPMPKPRGAAGAGAGAGGAGASAAGAGAAPAAFSAGLFAAGSSS, encoded by the exons ATGTCAGCTGGGTCACAAATTCAGATGGCACCACAAACTACTGTCAACACGGGGCAGCCACTACATAATCAGGACTCCAATATGAGCACAG GGTCTTCGCATAGTGACAAAGAAGTCGATGCCTTGACTCCTGAAAAATCTGCCGCTATGCGAGGTTCAAATGCAGTCCCCGGCAGTGCTCTTGTGCCACCGAGTGGTGCCACACCTACTATAGCAATGCCAGAAAGAAAGAGGAAACGAAAAG GGGAAGAAGGTGTAGGCGGTGGTGGAGGAGGTGGAGGTAAACAGAGGCACAATTCAtcagataaaaatattcgaGAATATTTTTCTAAACACCCCTCATCCAGTCCTGTTCGGCATGCCGGAGCTAAGTCACCTTCACCGCAGGGCGCTAATTATCCTAtg taCCCACCGTCACCTTCATCGTTACTACCTTCGGGAGCTGACTTTTTACGTTCCGCCTCACAACAGCGACCTCACACTTCTGTAAAACAG ATTCAAACAGAACTGACATGTCAGAGGATACAAGAGTTAGAAACTCAAGCTTCATCTGACTTAGAAGTAAGAAACAATAGAATAGAAGAATTAACAAGAAGTAATGAAGAGTTAAAACATCAAGTTCAAGCACAGAGCAAG gTTATAGATCAGCATAAGTCacatataaacaaatgtatagAAGTGGTAAAGAAATTGTTAAATGAGAAAAGTACTATTGAAAAAAAGGAAGCACGACAGAGATGTATGCAAAATAGATTAAGGCTTGGACAGTTTGTTACACAGCGTGTCGGTGCTACTTTCCAAGAGAACTGGACTGATGGATATGCATTTCAAGAACTTACAAG GCGGCAGGAAGAAATCACAGCAGAGAAAGAGGAGATTGATAGGCAGAAGAAATTATTGTCGAAGAAGCGGCCCTCAAACAACGAGGGCGGTGGCGGACGAGGCAAGCGTACGTCCAGCGTATCTGCGCCCACAACGCCGCAGCCGCAGCCGCTGCATAACGGCACGGACGCGCCCACCTTCCTCAAACCTGACCCGCTGCCCAGTATGACGTGGCAAGAGTACTATGAGGCTGATGAGATATTAAAG TTGAGGCAAAGTGCCTTAAAAAAAGAAGATACAGATTTGCAGCTAGAAATGGAAAAATTAGAAAGAGAAAGAAACCTACACATTCGAGAACTAAAGCGGATACATAATGAAGACCAAAGCCGTTTTTCACAGCATCCTGTGCTCTCTGATAG ATATTTGCTGCTAATGCTTTTGGGTAAAGGTGGATTTAGCGAAGTTCATAAAGCATTTGATCTCCGGGAGCAGCGTTACACTGCCTGCAAGGTTCATCAGCTTAATAAAGACTGGAAAGAGGACAAAAAGGCCAACTACATCAA ACATGCACTTAGGGAGTACAATATACATAAGGCACTAGACCACCCTCGGATTGTTAAACTTTATGATGTGTTTGAAATAGATGGAAACTCGTTTTGTACAGTTCTTGAATACTGCAATGGACATGACCTCGATTTCTATCTCAAAcag CATAAGACAATACCAGAGCGTGAGGCGCGGTCTATTGTGATGCAAGTAGTGTCAGCCCTTAAGTACCTGAACGAGATTAAGCCGCCGGTGATACATTATGACCTAAAGCCTGGTAATATCCTGCTGACGGAAGGTAATGTTTGCGGCGAAATCAAGATCACGGACTTTGGCCTTTCCAAGGTGATGGACGAGGAGAACTACAATCCTGACCATGGCATGGACCTAACCAGCCAAGGTGCAGGCACTTAttg GTATTTGCCACCAGAGTGTTTTGTAGTCGGCAAGAACCCACCAAAGATCAGTAGTAAGGTGGATGTTTGGAGTGTAGGTGTTATCTTCTATCAATGCCTGTACGGCAAAAAGCCCTTTGGACATAACCAGAGTCAGGCTACAATTCTAGaagaaaatactattttaaaggCAACTGAAGTTCAGTTTGCCAACAAACCTACAGTCAGTAATGAGGCTAAG AGCTTCATCCGCGCGTGCTTGGCGTATCGCAAGGAGGAGCGAATCGACGTGTTCGGGTTGGCGCGGCACGAGTACCTGCAGCCGCCCATGCCCAAGccgcgcggcgcggcgggcgcgggggcgggcgcgggcggcgcgggcgcgagcgcggcgggcgcgggcgcggcgccgGCTGCCTTCAGCGCGGGGCTGTTCGCGGCGGGCTCGTCGTCCTag